The following DNA comes from Solanum stenotomum isolate F172 chromosome 11, ASM1918654v1, whole genome shotgun sequence.
aatggATAAAGGAAGttgaaaaactaaattttatatGACAACCAAATTACTCGAAGGTAAATGACAACTATCCATCCAATTATTTTACAAGATGGTAAAGTTAGTTTCATCATTTAGACAGAATTAATATGCAGCAATAGTTTGGCTAATTCTCATTCTTTATTTAGGGAAGAGATATTCTTTTTTCGCCTTACATATTGTAAATTGTAATAGGACGTTATCTGCTTTGAGTGTTTTGTCGATACCATCATCTAAACAACTTTTTTTAGATTTGTGTAATACAATAATTATATCTATTTTCTTTTGCTATTTATTGTAATTGACACTTTAATTATATTGTAATTTTCTTTTGGACAACATCTGAAGTTTGAGGAAGTGGTGTAATTTCAGAGGCATATCCAAGATTTTTAGATGATGGGTGTACTATTACGAAAAGGTggattataaatataaattgatcgGTTTGATATTAGGTTCTTATCActgaaaattattaaaattttaaaattataggttcaaaataattttttatccatccaaaccacttagagaggtgttacccaattttagaaaggaaaataaaacaagatagataAGAAATTCATATTTCTAACCTCACTTAGAGAGGTACTCAATTATCATCCCACgtcattatatgatactttttgTGTGGGTttacacatctatatttaaatatgtttaaaaaatataacactactatatatgattttgGGAGGGAAGCATAGGTTCACGTGAATTCGATGACCCCCTCCTAGATACGCCTCTGTAATTTGGTCATCTTTTGAGGTCATCTTGATCGAGTGTGTCACCCTTCTTTGATTACTTCCTTCAATTGTAATTCCTACAAAAGACacattttgaaagaaaagaagttAATTATTAGatgaaatatatgaaaaaaaaaaatgacgtTCTTGTAACTACAAAAAGAATAAGTAAGTAATATGATTTTactatgcaatttttttttatagttaaaatgattatttaaacAATAgcgaaaaaaaattcttaaattcataaattttcgAATCCTGaaaatttattcatatataatcTACAAATCTCATTTTAGACgtgacttaaaatattaaacCCTAAATAAATTTGATCTCCTACtcttattttgaattattctttCAAGACGAAATATAGTAATTCAAATTAGACATATTATTTGAGggttcatttcatatatacctACTCGTCATGTGTCCGAACCATCTTAGCCTTGCTTCCGTCATCTTTTCCTCCATGGTGGCCTCTCACCTTGCCCTAAATAGCTTCGTTCCTAATGATTTCTCTCTTGGTATTCCCACATATCCATCTGAGCATCCTCATCTCCGCTACCTTCATCTTCTGAACCTGTGTATTCTTGACTGCCCAATACGATCAACCCCATGTAACAAAACAGGTCTAATCACCGCTCATTAGAATTTACCCTTAAGCCACACATTAATTCTTATCACACACGATCTCTTAAGTGAGCCTTCATTTCACCCGCTCTGGTCCAATATGTTGTGTGACATACTCCTATATGTCTCCCCGTTACCTTGAATAACGGACCTAAGATACTCCGCCTCACTTGCTATGTCATTAAACTTGCACTTCAGATACTCAAAGTTGAAGTACGTACGACCATAGTAACTTATTTCATAGACCTGTTTTCTACAAGAGCACAGCAAAATGCCTAAAACTCAAGCAATGATTGTTACAGTAACATGACATTTTGATCTGAAGaccttaatttcattttttctttggcATCATCTATAGATTAGCATTTTTATTAGGAGATACTAATCCGTTCGTATTTAATTTCCATCGGTCCAAAAGTACTTAAACAACAgagtaaatattaattaaaaggcagacaattttttttatttagaatagTCAAACTTCAATACAAGTATCGAACATACATGAGATGGGatactagaaaaaaaatacaactacAATAACATACCAAACAATATTCATATAGCTCATCCGTCATTGTATGATTATCACACAATTTTTGATACAATTcgtaattttgaatttcaacgaactaaaactaaaattcaATCCAAAACTAACTCAATTTTTACCCAAATaatctcaaattttatattataagttTCCTCGACATTATAGTTCATTTGAGAAATCAccaattcaaaacaaaattcgTTTCAGTAAATCAATTTTGAGAACTTGAACTTCAAGCTCTTTCAAAATCTTTATGGAATAATTAATTTGTGCTAacttattgaatattttatttcttctcttCAAAGTAACAAAATGCATCTTCGAAAGATATCTCATCATTTTTTCTTATAGATTCCCCAACaaggaaaattaaaaaagaaaagaaaggtaTCTATTATTTAAAGATTATCAACTTTAACTAatcatttataaataaatagggaaaattatgcaattaagcaaacttatactacttaattagtcattatagttatagtttgactgtaattttgaatttcaacgaactataattaaaaattcaGTCCAaaactaattcaaattttacCAAAATAATCTCAAATTTAATATTACTAGTCTCTTCGACGTTCCAGTTCTTTTGAGAAATCACCAATTCAAAATGAAATTCGTTTTCAGCAAATCAATTTTGAGATCTTGACATTCAAGCTCTTACAAAATCTTTATGGAATAACCTCCATGAGGTACGGTGTGCATACATTTTGTCCTCTCCAGATCCTACTTGTGATGTCGCGCAATTTTAAAGTTATGCCTTGAGCATAACTTGTgtgattcaattttaaattcttgTCTTGCAGTTAGTAGAGAATATATACTTTTCTTTACTCTATCATCTTTCTACTTTAAGACTTTTTCCCCTGTCGGATTGTTTTTAAGCTTTAAATACTGAATTCCATGTTAACAATATTATCAAACCCTCAACATTAATTCCATACACACTTTACcttttacaaattaaaaatattaatttccatacacctcttttttttcaataaaaaatatggcTGATGCCTTTGTATCATTTGCAGTACAAAAATTGGGTGATTTCCTCATACACGAAGTTTCTCTGCGTAAAAGTCTCAGAGATGAAATCAGATGGCTGAGAAATGAGCTACTCTTCATGCAGTCATTCCTAATAGATGCAGAACAAAAACAAAGTGGAGATCAAAGAATTCAACAATGGGTGTTTGAGATCAACTCTATTGCTAATGACGCTGTTGCTATACTCGAGACTTACAACTTTGAGGCTGGTAAAGGTGCTAGTCGTCTCAAGGTTTGCGCTTGCATCTGTTGGAAGGAAAAGAAATACTACAGTGTCGCCAAGGAGATTCAATCACTCAAGCAACAAATCATTGATATCTCTCGCAAACGAGAGACATATGGTATTAcaaatatcaataataataatgcagGAGAAGGTACAAGTAATCAGGTTACAACATTGAGGAGAACTACCTCATATGTGGATGACCAGGATTACACTTTTGTTGGCTTTCAGGATGCTGTACAAACATTGCTAGCTCAACTTCTCAAATCAGAGCCTCGTAGAAAGGTCGTCTCCATTTATGGAAAGGGCGGATTGGGCAAGACTAATCTTGCGAGAAAACTCTACACCAGTCCTAATATAGCCTCTAGCTTCCCTACACGCGCCTGGATATGTGTTTCTCAAGACTACAACACAATGGATCTTCTTAAGACTATCATAAAATCCATCCAAGGTTGCACCAACGAAACTCTAAATTTGTTGGAAAGGATGACAGAAGGAGATCTAGAAATTTATCTTCGTGATCTATTAAAAGAACGCAAATACCTTGTGGTGGTTGATGATGTATGGCAGTATGAAGCATGGGAGAGTTTGAAAAGAGCATTCCCGGATAGCAAGAATGGTAGCAGAGTCATTATTACCACGCGCAAAGAGAATGTTGCTGAAAGAGCAGACGACAGAGGTTTTGTTCATAAACTTCGTTTCCTAAGtcaagaagaaagttgggaTCTCTTTCGTAGGAAACTACTTGATGTTCGAGCAATGGTTCCAGAAATGGAAAGTCTAGCTAAggaaatggtggaaaactgtagGGGCTTACCTCTTGCAATTGTTGTATTGAGCGGACTACTTTCGCATAAAAAAGGGCTAAACGAATGGCAAAAGGTGAAAGACTGCCTTTGGAAGGACATTGAAGAAGACTCTTTTCATGAAATCTCCTCCATACTATCATTAAGCTACAACGATTTGTCAGCTACGCTGAAGAAGTGTTTTTTGTACTTTGGTATTTTTCCAGAAGATCAAGTGGTCGAGGCTGATAACATAATACGGTTGTGGATGGCAGAGGGTTTCATCGTAccaagaggagaagaaagaatggaGGATGTCGCTGAAGGCTTCTTGAATGAACTGATAAGTCGAAGCTTGGTTCAAGTGGCTCAAACATTTTGGGAAAGAGTTACTGAATGTAGGGTTCATGATTTACTTCGTGATCTTGCGATACAAAAGGCATTGGAGGTAAACTTCTTTGATATTTATGATCCAAGAAAGCACTCCATATCTTCTTCATGTATCAGACATGCTATTCATAGTCAAGGAGAAAGGTACCTGTCACTTGATCTTTCTAACTTAAAGTTGAGGTCAATTATGTTCTTCAATCGGGATTTTTGTAATGTGTTCCAACATATAGATGTGTTTCGACATCTGTATGTGTTGTACTTGGATATTAAAGAAGGTGGTGTTATACCTGATGCCATAGGGAGTTTGTACCACCTCAAGTTGTTAAGCTTGAGAGGTATTGATAATCTTCCCTCCTCCATTGGCAACCTCAAGAATTTACAGACACTTGTCATTGTCAATGAGGACGGATCATTTTGCCAACTACCCCCCAATACAGCTAACCTAATAAATCTAAGACATTTAGTTGCTCCGTATTCAGAGCCTCTGGTACGTATAAGCAAACTCACTAGTCTTCAAGTTGTTGATGGTGTTGCTTGTGATCAGTGGAAAGATGTTGACCCtgttgatttagtcaatcttcGAGAATTAAGTATGCATTATATTAACAAATCTTACTCCCTAAAGAACATTAGCAGCTTGAAAAACCTTAGCACTCTCAGATTGTCGGGTGAGTATGGCAACTCATCTCCATTCCCATCCcttgaatttgttaattgttGTGAAAAGCTCCAGAAATTGTGGTTAGATGGGGGAGTAGAGAAACTGCCTGTGTTTCCAAATTCCATCACAATGATGGTTTTTATAGACTCAAAACTCATGGAAGATCCAATGCCTATTTTGGGAATGTTGCCAAACCTAAGGAATCTCGAATTATTAGTAGGAGCTtatgaaggaaaagaaataatgtgCAGTGATAACAGTTTCAGTCAACTAGAGTTCCTTCGTCTTTATGATCTTGAGAATCTAGAAACATGGCATTTAGCCACAAGTGCCATGCCTCTCATTAAAAGTCTTGCTATCAGTCGCTGTCCAAAGCTGAAGGAGATTCCAGAGAAAATGAAAGACGTGAAACGTATTTCATAATAGGAAAGGTAAATATACAAACTAAACAAATTTCAATCCTACataactttctttattttttcttttatataaaaataatatttgtgttAAATCAACAGAGAAGAAGCTGTCACTTGAAGACATTCACCTTCATCAACTTGGCTTAAACAAGCATCAATCAAGTTGGATTATTTCAACATTCtgttttttcttatgttttggtttttcaatgtttaatttctttctGTTTTATTGCTTTTGTTAGTGTGTGGAAACATGTGTTGGAagacaacttttttttaaaaaaaattttgtgatgatttaattaacgaaaaaagggttaaaaatattcttaaattatgtgaaaagaacaaaaaaatgtcCTTAGTTGATAATTTGGTCCAAAAATATCATTGTCTTCAATAGTTTGAATAAGAATGCGCTTATTGTTACTTAATAAGACAAAATTgtcttttttcaattaaatattttttttttgttttttttttaaacacgTTCTTTTCctaataatgaatttttttcagTGGAAAAATACTTATCCTActtcaatttataaaaaattattaagaaataaaaatgtattCTATATTATTAGAAAGTTTTTATCgttatctaaataaaaattaatgacggGGTTACTATGAGGGCATATAATAAAAGAAGAGAACTCGCTTAGTGTGCAGTGGAATAACAACTATGAGGGCATATAATGTATTCTAtacttatataaaaaaacttAAAGTATGTAgtagtaaaatatttttaaaaaagagaaaaaagaaatggtgAATTTGACTGATAGAAACTTCTTTATCATAAAAGAAAAAGGGGGCTAACAAATTATATCTACACGCTAAGTTACTGATTTGAAGAAAAAGGCAGTCGagtttaaattattatactaGAACACTTTCATGTTAGGTTATTAACAAATTCTAAGCTACTCGAGAGAATTAATTGTCACTAGAATACTCAAAACATAAAGTGTCACACACAATAagtaataaatacaaataacaCGTAAGTAGTTAAGAGTAGAGAAAACACATAAGAGATACACAAAACTATTTAACAAGAATAGAGAGAGGAATGTCGGCCACTTCCTCCGAACCCCTCATTTATTGTTCGAATGGAGTTTTTAGAGAGCGAGAGATACACATAGATGTAATGCACATTTTGAGTATTGCGGGGACGTTGAGTCTTAAAGTAGGACTCTTCGACTCCGATGGTGTACATGTAaaccaagaaaagaaagagacaCAAATTAGACAATAATTTATCTCTTAATCATATGCAAAATTGTAAATAGAGTAAGAAACTAGAATTCTTTCAACATTCaacatgtatttttaaaaataaacttaagatCACAATGATCCAACACATATTAGCATAGTTTGACATTAACAAAAGTGATTTTCAACACCAAGAATAGGTATTGAATACAACTCCATCAAGTTCTCTGGTaacatttctttcatttaaCATTAATAAAATCTCAACTCTTGATCACTTAACGAGAAATCCAACCTTTATTCAGCTTTAAAAACTTTTGTGAACCAAATTCTTATAAACTATCTCagcattttaaataaaataaataaatacttgtGAAAGTAACGGGTATTTTCAGATTCGAtcagaaataaatataaacagTGATGAACATCTTGATGGTTCATAATAAATAGGCTTCTAAGTAACACTGCTAATTAAAACTCAACTTCTGTACATggttgataaacttttgttttgCTGAAAATGGAAGGAGGCGTGAGAAAGAAAATTAGCGTTGTTAGAGGTAGAACCCTAGTTATTTGaggtttaaaaaaaatgatccgAAAATTGGACAGAtcttaactttaaaaaatgggTATAATATAGCCGAATTGGATGAATTgcttgtcacgccccgagcctacaccctgggcgggactgacactcgagaaccatttctggtcccaagcgaacccttgatcTGACTagactctcagcggaagactttaagcattattACAAGGATCAAATGCATTTATAAAACAACTTTCTCAAATTAAACTCAGAACGTTTAAGGATAAAACATTCAAACTAGCCATAGATGGCAACTCAATGTCTTATAGtaaaacatctgaaatacaagactaaagaactatgaCTACTCaactatgaagcctctaaaacaaagagggatgtcgggacaagacccccgatcatcctaacaactgaaatactaaagcaatgtaaaaggagtcctccggaaagcaaagaggctcaccaactgattttgagtgctcaactggatcaacgaggagCTAAAtactgatcctggttacctgtgtctgcatcataaaatgatgcaagtcaaatgacatcagtacattgaatgtacgagtatgcaaggggAATACTAAACAAGGCATGAGCTTGaaagaaatatgaaaagaacacttaccttggctttattCAACctatgaataactcaactcaaatgcaaagtgaaaacaacaataatggtgcagcttatacaaagcatttaaaacaataggtgataactca
Coding sequences within:
- the LOC125845573 gene encoding disease resistance protein RPP13-like; translated protein: MADAFVSFAVQKLGDFLIHEVSLRKSLRDEIRWLRNELLFMQSFLIDAEQKQSGDQRIQQWVFEINSIANDAVAILETYNFEAGKGASRLKVCACICWKEKKYYSVAKEIQSLKQQIIDISRKRETYGITNINNNNAGEGTSNQVTTLRRTTSYVDDQDYTFVGFQDAVQTLLAQLLKSEPRRKVVSIYGKGGLGKTNLARKLYTSPNIASSFPTRAWICVSQDYNTMDLLKTIIKSIQGCTNETLNLLERMTEGDLEIYLRDLLKERKYLVVVDDVWQYEAWESLKRAFPDSKNGSRVIITTRKENVAERADDRGFVHKLRFLSQEESWDLFRRKLLDVRAMVPEMESLAKEMVENCRGLPLAIVVLSGLLSHKKGLNEWQKVKDCLWKDIEEDSFHEISSILSLSYNDLSATLKKCFLYFGIFPEDQVVEADNIIRLWMAEGFIVPRGEERMEDVAEGFLNELISRSLVQVAQTFWERVTECRVHDLLRDLAIQKALEVNFFDIYDPRKHSISSSCIRHAIHSQGERYLSLDLSNLKLRSIMFFNRDFCNVFQHIDVFRHLYVLYLDIKEGGVIPDAIGSLYHLKLLSLRGIDNLPSSIGNLKNLQTLVIVNEDGSFCQLPPNTANLINLRHLVAPYSEPLVRISKLTSLQVVDGVACDQWKDVDPVDLVNLRELSMHYINKSYSLKNISSLKNLSTLRLSGEYGNSSPFPSLEFVNCCEKLQKLWLDGGVEKLPVFPNSITMMVFIDSKLMEDPMPILGMLPNLRNLELLVGAYEGKEIMCSDNSFSQLEFLRLYDLENLETWHLATSAMPLIKSLAISRCPKLKEIPEKMKDVKRIS